From Triticum aestivum cultivar Chinese Spring unplaced genomic scaffold, IWGSC CS RefSeq v2.1 scaffold245674, whole genome shotgun sequence, a single genomic window includes:
- the LOC123177942 gene encoding protein DETOXIFICATION 40 yields MAGGGDTPGRLESILTDTSAPRAERAWAAGAVELRLLSRLAAPAVVVYMINYVMSMSTQIFSGHLGNLELAAASLGNTGVQTFAYGLMVPTHALLHLSSNSFVMCTFT; encoded by the coding sequence ATGGCTGGTGGCGGGGACACGCCGGGCAGACTGGAGAGCATCCTGACGGACACATCGGCGCCACGGGCGGAGCGTGCGTGGGCGGCGGGGGCGGTCGAGCTGCGGCTGCTGTCACGGCTTGCGGCGCCGGCGGTGGTGGTGTACATGATCAACTACGTCATGTCCATGTCCACGCAAATCTTCTCCGGCCACCTGGGGAACCtggagctcgccgccgcctcgctcggcAACACCGGAGTCCAGACCTTCGCCTATGGCCTCATGGTACCTACGCACGCTCTCCTGCATCTCAGCTCTAATTCATTTGTCATGTGTACCTTTACTTGA